Within Candidatus Desulfatibia profunda, the genomic segment GGTGCCCCGCATTGCGGACATTGATGCTGGATCAGTAAGTCGATGCTTCTCTCCTGATTTTAATACGCAGAAAGTAAGCAGAAAATTTATCACGAAAGTACGAAAGAACTAAAACACGAAAAAAATATTTTAATTAGGAGAAAATCCCCGTCCTTTGTGGTAACTGTTTCAAGCAATTGAAATATATATTTTCTATGAAACATCTTCGTAGAAAGGTGTTTCATAGAAAATATCCGGGTTAGAGTTTTTCGCCGCACTGATTACAAAACATGGAGTCCGGTTCGTTCTGATTTCTCCGGAACCTTTCTCCGGTAGGCGATGCACCAGTTCCTGGCCGGTATTGTCAAACCATTCCAGATTTTCCAAAAAAACAATATTGTTCGTGCCCATCTTTGATAGCTCCTTTCAAATATCGGCCCGTCGAAATTTGAATATATTAAAGTAATGATGTAAAATCAATTAATGAGTGAAATTTATTATGACTGATGTAATTGACAAAAAGATCAATATAATATAATTCGGCCATTTGGTAAAAAACTTTACCATTAAGGTGCAAATCCTAAATTTGCATTTAAAGGCCGGTAAAATTACCCGGACTGCAATCATGGATGAAGTTGATCTTAAGCATATTTTTTTTGGGAAGTTCGACGGCAGAAAAATCCTGAGATGCATCCAGTGCGGCACCTGCAGCGCTTCTTGCCCCTTGACCGATCAGATGGATTATGCTCCCCGTGAACTCTTCGCCCTGATACGCGACGGCGAGATGATAACGGCGTTGAGATCCAACACTCTCTGGTACTGTGTATCCTGCTATTATTGTATCGTTCGATGCCCGCAGGAAATTCCCGTTACGGATTTGATATATGCCCTCAAGCAGATGGCTGTGCAGCAGGGGCTCTGTCCCGCTTGCCACAAACTGCCGGACATGTACCATTCATTCACACGGGTGGTGGCACAATACGGTCGAGTCAACGAAACGGTGCTGATGGCCAGATATGCCCTTCGGCATCCTGTGGATGCTCTGGGCAACCTACCGATGGCGCTGCGGATGTTCTTAAAAAGGCGTCTTGATTTATTCCCTTCCAGGTTAAGACAGCCCGACAGGATCGCCCGACTGCTGGCCGAAGCCAAAAGGCAGGAGACACCGTGAGGTACGGCTTTTACTCAGGATGCTCGTATCGCTCCGCGGCCGGATACAGCGAGTCGGTGGATGCGGTCAGCCGGGCGCTGGGGATCGAGCTTGTGGAAATCCCCGATTGGAACTGTTGCGGAGCCACGGCTTTTTTCAGTGTGGACGAGTTTAAAGCCCTGATTCTGGCCGCAAGAAACTTGGCCCTGGCTCAGGCCCATGGACTCGATGAAATTGTCACGATTTGCAATGCGTGCTATACCACATTCCGCAAAGCCATTAAGGTTTTAACGGGCAATCCGCAAAAGCTGGCCCGCGTCAATGAGGTGCTGGCGACAGAGGGGCTTTCGATCGAAAGGACCATTGCGGTCCGTCATCTCTTAGATGTTCTTTACAATGACGTCGCCGAAGAAGTCTGGTTCGAAAAGCGACCTCAAAACCTGAAAGATTATACCGTAGCGGGGTATTACGGCTGTCAGCTCACCCGGCCGTGGGGGGATCTGGATGTTCCGGAGCACCCGGGAATCCTGGAACGCTTCCTCGAACGACTTGGATTTGTTACCGTGGAGCATTCTGCCAAGACGCTCTGCTGTGGAGCGTTTCATTCGATTTCCTATGCCGATGAATGCCGACCGCTGATATCCCGGATCGTTAGTGAAATTCAATTCAAAGGGGCCGATTTGATCACCGCGGTTTGCCCGATGTGTCAGTTCAACCTGGACGCCGGGCAGCAGATGTTTGGCCTTGCACCGCTGCCGGTTCCGTTTTTTACACAGCTTGCAGGGATTGCCTTGGGGTTGAAGGCCGCGGATCTGGGATTGAAAAAGCTGCTGATTCCCATCAAAGGGTTTTAAAATAACGACCATGAAGTACGACCAACCGAAGATCGGAGTTTACATTTGCCACTGCGGGATGAACATCGCCCCCAAAGTTGATGTTGAGGACGTGGTTCGATATGTTCAAATGCTCGATCATGTTGTGGTTGCGCGGGATTACAAGTTCATGTGTTCCAACCCCGGTCAGGAATTGATTGTCAACGATATCAAAACCTACGGACTGAACCGGATTGTGGAAGCTTCGTGTTCACCCCGCATGCACGAAGCAACCTTTCGAAAGGCCTGTGAACATGCCGGATTGAACCCGTTTTATTTTCAGATGGCCAATATCCGGGAGCAGTCATCGTGGGTCACCCTGGACTCCAAGGAGGCTACGGCCAAGGCCAAGGATTTGGTGGCTGCCGCGGCAGCACGGGTTGTTTTTCATGCGCCCCTTAAAACACGTGAAGTTGCGGTGAAAAAATCGGTTGTGGTGATCGGGGGAGGGATTGCCGGGATGCAGGCCGCGCTCACCACGGCAGAGGCGGGGTTCGATGTCTATCTCGTGGAGCGGGAACCGTCCATCGGCGGCCATATGGCCAAACTGGACAAAACATTTCCTACACTTGACTGTGCCGCCTGTATTTCCACCCCCAAGACCGTCAGCGTCGGACAGCATCCGAACATCACCCTTTACTCCTACAGCGAAGTTGTGCAGGTGTCGGGTTTTGTGGGAAATTATCAGGTAACCGTTCGGCGCAAGCCCCGGTATGTGCTGGAAGACAAATGCACCGGTTGCGGGACATGTGCCGAAGTTTGCCCGGTCAACATGACCAGCACCTTTGACGAGGGCTTGTGCGACCGCAAGGCGATCTATCGCTCATTTCCCCAGGCCGTGCCTTCTTCTTTCTGTATCGACAA encodes:
- a CDS encoding CoB--CoM heterodisulfide reductase iron-sulfur subunit B family protein — protein: MRYGFYSGCSYRSAAGYSESVDAVSRALGIELVEIPDWNCCGATAFFSVDEFKALILAARNLALAQAHGLDEIVTICNACYTTFRKAIKVLTGNPQKLARVNEVLATEGLSIERTIAVRHLLDVLYNDVAEEVWFEKRPQNLKDYTVAGYYGCQLTRPWGDLDVPEHPGILERFLERLGFVTVEHSAKTLCCGAFHSISYADECRPLISRIVSEIQFKGADLITAVCPMCQFNLDAGQQMFGLAPLPVPFFTQLAGIALGLKAADLGLKKLLIPIKGF
- a CDS encoding 4Fe-4S dicluster domain-containing protein; the encoded protein is MDEVDLKHIFFGKFDGRKILRCIQCGTCSASCPLTDQMDYAPRELFALIRDGEMITALRSNTLWYCVSCYYCIVRCPQEIPVTDLIYALKQMAVQQGLCPACHKLPDMYHSFTRVVAQYGRVNETVLMARYALRHPVDALGNLPMALRMFLKRRLDLFPSRLRQPDRIARLLAEAKRQETP